In Chryseobacterium shigense, a single window of DNA contains:
- a CDS encoding DUF4394 domain-containing protein: MRTLLPLFLGLLITTTFFSCDNSDENIMSENMITGPDLMAYGLTGMNELVSFNANNPKAFVSKAAVTGIPSGEKLLSIDFRPATGELYALSNASKLYIINTGNTSARVVNSAAFSPAISGTIASIDFNPTVDRIRLVSNSGQNLRLHPETGAVAATDTNLSGTGITGVAYTNSKAGASSTVLYDIDAASGKLFKQDPPNNGTLAEVGNLGTTFSGQAAFDIKYDNSTALLALNDKLHILDLNNGKATHIGMLQQPIIDLAIPTEAVAYAIDNSNNLQIFNPNSPMPVSKTVAGLQTGENILGIDFRPANGQLYALGSTSRIYTINLGTGAATAVGSSPFATLLSGTDFGFDFNPVVDKIRVVSNTGQNLRLDPVTGAITAVDMTINPAGSMISASAYTNNFAGATATTLFVIDHNTDKLYQQNPPNNGTLVETGSLGINITNANGFDIGSMSQKAYLMATVGTSTKLYTINTTSGATTTVSDYPNAVKAFTLGLGL; the protein is encoded by the coding sequence ATGAGAACTCTATTACCACTCTTTTTAGGACTATTGATCACGACAACTTTTTTTTCATGTGATAATTCTGATGAGAATATAATGTCAGAAAATATGATTACCGGTCCGGATCTTATGGCTTACGGCCTAACTGGGATGAATGAACTGGTCTCTTTCAATGCTAATAATCCTAAAGCATTTGTTTCCAAAGCAGCAGTAACAGGCATTCCTTCAGGTGAAAAATTATTAAGTATAGATTTCAGACCCGCCACCGGAGAATTATATGCATTGTCGAATGCAAGTAAATTATACATTATCAACACCGGCAATACATCCGCAAGAGTGGTGAACTCTGCAGCTTTCAGTCCTGCTATTTCCGGAACAATTGCTTCTATTGATTTTAACCCTACAGTTGACAGGATTCGCCTGGTAAGCAATTCCGGACAGAATCTGAGACTGCATCCTGAAACAGGGGCCGTTGCTGCTACAGATACCAATCTTTCCGGTACCGGAATCACAGGAGTGGCTTATACCAACAGCAAAGCAGGGGCTTCTTCTACTGTTTTATATGATATTGATGCTGCCAGCGGAAAATTATTCAAACAAGATCCGCCCAATAACGGAACTTTGGCAGAAGTAGGAAACCTTGGAACAACATTCTCCGGACAGGCTGCTTTTGATATTAAATATGATAATAGTACTGCCTTATTAGCTTTAAATGACAAACTGCATATTCTGGATCTGAATAACGGTAAAGCAACTCATATCGGGATGCTCCAGCAGCCTATTATTGATCTGGCAATTCCTACAGAAGCAGTAGCCTATGCTATTGATAATTCAAATAACCTTCAGATATTTAATCCGAACAGCCCGATGCCTGTTTCAAAAACAGTGGCAGGATTACAAACCGGTGAAAATATTTTAGGAATAGATTTCAGACCTGCAAATGGACAATTATATGCTTTGGGAAGTACAAGCAGAATTTATACTATTAATTTAGGAACAGGCGCTGCTACAGCAGTGGGAAGTTCACCTTTTGCCACTTTGCTTTCAGGAACTGATTTTGGATTTGATTTTAATCCGGTGGTTGACAAAATACGGGTAGTAAGTAACACAGGACAAAATCTCCGTTTAGATCCTGTTACCGGAGCTATTACAGCAGTGGATATGACGATTAACCCGGCTGGGTCAATGATCAGCGCCTCAGCATATACTAATAATTTTGCAGGGGCAACTGCCACTACTCTATTTGTGATCGATCATAATACGGATAAACTGTATCAGCAAAACCCACCCAACAACGGAACTTTGGTAGAAACCGGTTCTTTGGGAATCAATATAACGAATGCTAACGGTTTTGATATCGGAAGCATGAGCCAAAAAGCTTATTTAATGGCTACTGTGGGAACCTCAACAAAACTGTATACTATAAATACGACATCAGGAGCTACAACAACTGTTTCAGATTATCCGAATGCTGTAAAAGCTTTTACACTGGGATTAG
- the tuf gene encoding elongation factor Tu, translating into MAKETFNRNKPHLNIGTIGHVDHGKTTLTAAISAVLASKGLAEKKDFSAIDSAPEEKERGITINTAHIEYETVKRHYAHVDCPGHADYVKNMVTGAAQMDGAIVVCAATDGPMPQTREHILLCRQVNVPKIVVFMNKVDMVDDPELLELVEMELRDLLATYDFDGDNSPVIQGSALGALTAATEGNSDDKWFKTVEELMDAVDEWIDEPVRDTEKPFLMPIEDVFSITGRGTVATGRIEAGIINTGDPVDIVGMGDEKLTSTITGVEMFRKILDRGEAGDNVGLLLRGIEKTDIKRGMVIAKKDSVKPHKKFKASVYILSKEEGGRHTPFHNKYRPQFYVRTTDVTGEIFLPEGVEMVMPGDNLEITVELLQPIALNEGLRFAIREGGRTVGSGQVTEILD; encoded by the coding sequence ATGGCAAAGGAAACGTTTAATCGTAACAAACCACACTTGAACATTGGTACTATTGGTCACGTTGACCATGGTAAAACTACACTTACTGCAGCTATTTCTGCTGTATTAGCTAGTAAAGGTCTTGCTGAGAAAAAAGACTTCTCTGCAATTGACTCTGCTCCAGAAGAAAAAGAAAGAGGTATCACTATTAATACCGCTCACATTGAATACGAAACTGTAAAAAGACACTATGCTCACGTTGACTGTCCAGGTCACGCCGACTATGTTAAGAACATGGTAACTGGTGCTGCTCAGATGGATGGAGCTATCGTAGTATGTGCTGCAACTGATGGTCCAATGCCTCAGACTAGAGAACATATCCTACTTTGCCGTCAGGTAAACGTACCTAAAATTGTTGTTTTCATGAACAAAGTTGACATGGTGGATGATCCAGAATTGTTAGAGCTTGTTGAAATGGAACTTAGAGACCTATTGGCTACTTATGATTTCGACGGAGATAACTCTCCAGTAATTCAAGGTTCTGCTCTTGGTGCACTTACTGCTGCAACTGAAGGTAACTCTGATGATAAGTGGTTCAAAACTGTAGAAGAGCTAATGGATGCTGTTGATGAGTGGATTGATGAGCCGGTAAGAGATACTGAAAAGCCATTCTTGATGCCAATCGAAGACGTATTCTCTATTACAGGTAGAGGTACTGTTGCAACTGGTAGAATCGAAGCTGGTATTATCAACACTGGTGATCCAGTTGATATCGTTGGTATGGGTGATGAAAAATTAACTTCTACAATTACAGGGGTTGAGATGTTCAGAAAAATCCTAGACAGAGGTGAAGCTGGTGATAACGTAGGTCTATTGTTGAGAGGTATTGAAAAAACTGACATCAAGAGAGGTATGGTTATCGCTAAGAAAGACTCTGTGAAGCCACACAAAAAATTCAAAGCTTCTGTTTATATCCTTTCTAAAGAAGAAGGTGGACGTCACACTCCATTCCACAACAAATACCGTCCTCAGTTCTACGTAAGAACTACTGACGTTACAGGTGAGATCTTCTTACCAGAAGGTGTAGAAATGGTAATGCCTGGTGATAACTTAGAAATTACTGTAGAATTGTTACAGCCAATCGCTCTTAACGAGGGTCTTAGATTCGCGATCAGAGAAGGAGGTAGAACAGTTGGTTCTGGTCAGGTAACTGAAATCCTAGACTAA
- the secE gene encoding preprotein translocase subunit SecE — translation MSSFVDFLKGSYNEFRHKVEWPKWADLQSSTIVVTIATVILALFTFGVDELFSKAISNIIGMLINVFN, via the coding sequence ATGAGTTCATTTGTCGATTTTTTAAAAGGTTCTTATAACGAATTCAGACATAAAGTTGAATGGCCAAAGTGGGCTGATCTTCAGTCTTCTACTATTGTAGTAACTATTGCTACAGTGATTTTGGCATTATTTACCTTTGGAGTTGATGAATTGTTTTCAAAAGCAATCAGCAACATAATAGGAATGCTAATTAACGTGTTCAACTAA